The Erigeron canadensis isolate Cc75 chromosome 4, C_canadensis_v1, whole genome shotgun sequence genome window below encodes:
- the LOC122597932 gene encoding kinesin-like protein KIN-UB — MASYRNVIRKSSDRTCSQPPSNLKPSSSFKSKSTSSNVRRSSSGDDHLSGRVRVAVRLRPQNAEELVADADFADCVELQPELKRLKLRKNSWDSDTYEFDEVLTEFASQKRVYEVVAKPVVESVLDGYNGTVMAYGQTGTGKTFTLGRLGDEDTSARGIMVRAMEDILANISQDSDSVIISYLQIYMETIQDLLNPENDNIAIVEDPKTGDVSVPSATMVDVRNHKEFMELLRLGEAHRVATNTKLNTESSRSHAILMVHIKRSVTEPESEISAENDHSSHTGNTFKPSIIRKGKLVVVDLAGSERIHKSGSEGHTLEEAKSINLSLSALGKCINALAENSPHVPVRDSKLTRLLKDSFGGTARTSLVITIGPSPRHRSETASTILFGQRAMKVENMLKIKEEFDYRSLCRRLEIQIDKLIAENERQQKAFEDEVERTAIEAHKRVSDAEMNYADALEREKMKCQMDYMESIKKLEEKWMSNQHKYGNNGFSNGNHGGKGDQDVIELQNILQKEISLRKEAEEEIYNLRNSQPLSTEAGVNADVLKLKRLLDDETRQKQKLEQEVQLLQSRLSQLTFESGQPRHSQYEDQSNGDRTSIANIHEQVGLQKILSLLESEDSNVRLHAVKVVANLAAEDANQERIVEAGGLTSLLELLRSRNFDETICRIAAGAIANLAMNETNQELIVVQGGISLLAMTAVDAEDPQTLRMIAGAIANLCGNDKLQTRLQSEGGIKALLGMVRSRHPDVLSQVARGIANFAKCESRASSKGTRKGRSMLIEDGALPWIVQNANSEASIIRRHIELALCHLAQHEVNTRDMVNGGALWELVRISRDCSRDDIRSLAHRTLTSSKTFLSELRRLRIEI; from the exons ATGGCTTCGTACAGAAATGTAATAAGGAAGTCATCAGATCGTACTTGTTCCCAACCACCTTCCAATCTCAAACCTTCGTCTTCTTTCAAATCCAAGTCCACTTCCTCCAATGTCCGCCGTTCCAGCTCCGGCGATGATCACC TCTCTGGTAGAGTTCGTGTAGCTGTGAGATTGAGACCTCAAAATGCCGAGGAGTTGGTGGCAGATGCTGATTTTGCGGATTGTGTCGAATTGCAACCAGAG CTTAAAAGGTTGAAACTTCGAAAGAACAGTTGGGACTCAGATACTTATGAATTTGATGAAGTGCTCACTGAATTTGCGTCCCAGAAGAGGGTATACGAAGTTGTAGCAAAACCTGTCGTGGAG AGCGTTTTAGATGGTTATAATGGGACAGTGATGGCTTATGGTCAAACCGGCACTGGAAAGACTTTCACTCTCGGACGATTGGGGGATGAAGACACATCAGCTCGTGGAATCATGGTCCGTGCAATGGAGGATATACTAGCTAATATATCTCAGGATTCTGATTCTGTAATAATCTCGTACTTGCAG ATCTACATGGAGACAATTCAAGATCTTCTGAATCcagaaaatgataatattgcAATAGTTGAAGATCCAAAAACTGGCGATGTTTCTGTACCATCCGCAACTATGGTAGATGTTCGAAACCATAAGGAATTTATGGAGTTATTGCGGCTGGGAGAGGCACATCGAGTAGCTACTAACACAAAACTCAATACAGAGTCCTCTCGTAGTCATGCTATTCTCATG GTACATATTAAAAGATCTGTCACTGAGCCTGAATCTGAGATTTCAGCTGAAAATGATCATTCCTCTCACACGGGAAATACTTTTAAACCATCTATTATACGCAAAGGCAAATTAGTTGTAGTAGATCTTGCTGGCTCTGAGCGCATTCATAAATCAG GAAGCGAGGGGCACACATTAGAGGAAGCCAAATCTATCAATCTTTCACTAAGTGCATTGGGGAAGTGCATAAATGCTCTTGCAGAGAACAGCCCTCATGTACCCGTTAGAGATTCTAAGCTGACAAGGCTGCTTAAAGATTCATTTGGAG GCACTGCAAGAACATCATTGGTCATAACTATTGGTCCATCTCCCCGCCATCGTTCAGAGACTGCAAGTACTATATTGTTTGGACAAAGG GCTATGAAAGTGGAGAAcatgttaaaaattaaagagGAATTCGACTACAGAAGTTTGTGTAGAAGGCTTGAGATACAGATTGACAAGCTCATTGCAGAAAATGAAAGACAGCAGAAAGCATTTGAGGATGAGGTTGAAAGGACAGCAATAGAAGCACATAAGCGTGTCTCAGATGCTGAAATGAATTATGCAGATGCTTTGGAG AGGGAGAAAATGAAATGTCAGATGGATTACATGGAGTCAATTAAGAAGCTTGAGGAGAAGTGGATGAGCAATCAACATAAGTACGGAAACAATGGGTTCTCTAATGGCAACCATGGTGGAAAG GGCGATCAAGATGTTATAGAGTTACAGAATATACTGCAGAAGGAAATTAGTCTGAGGAAAGAGGCTGAAGAAGAGATCTACAATCTTAGGAACTCCCAGCCTTTGTCAACAGAG GCAGGTGTAAATGCTGatgttttaaaacttaaaagattaCTGGATGATGAAACTCGTCAGAAACAGAAGCTAGAACAAGAAGTTCAGCTCTTACAAAGCAGGTTGTCACAACTGACCTTTGAATCTGGGCAG CCTAGACATTCACAATATGAGGATCAAAGCAACGGAGATCGAACATCAATTGCCAATATTCACGAACAAG TTGGACTGCAAAAGATATTATCATTGCTAGAGTCAGAAGATTCTAATGTACGTTTGCATGCTGTGAAGGTGGTGGCTAACTTAGCAGCTGAAG ATGCAAATCAGGAAAGAATAGTTGAAGCTGGTGGTCTCACATCACTGTTGGAGCTCCTTCGAAGTCGGAACTTTGACGAAACAATTTGCAGAATAGCAGCTGGTGCAATTGCCAACCTTGCAATGAATG AGACTAATCAGGAGCTTATAGTGGTTCAAGGCGGGATCAGTCTTCTAGCAATGACTGCAGTGGATGCCGAAGATCCCCAGACTTTACGCATGATTGCTGGAGCAATTGCGAATCTATGTGGAAATG ATAAACTACAAACCCGGTTGCAGTCTGAAGGAGGAATTAAGGCTTTACTTGGGATGGTCAGGTCAAGACATCCAGATGTTCTTTCGCAAGTTGCACGTGGAATTGCAAATTTCGCAAAATGCGAATCACGGGCATCTAGCAAAG GGACAAGAAAAGGGAGGTCAATGTTGATTGAAGATGGTGCACTTCCATGGATAGTTCAAAATGCAAATAGTGAAGCATCAATTATCAGGCGGCACATTGAACTTGCACTTTGTCATTTAGCACAACATG AAGTAAATACAAGAGACATGGTAAATGGAGGTGCCCTTTGGGAGCTAGTTCGGATCTCACGTGACTGTTCACGAGATGACATACGCTCTCTTGCTCACCGTACATTGACTTCTAGTAAAACCTTTTTATCTGAATTGCGACGCTTACGTATAGAGATATAG
- the LOC122598124 gene encoding AT-hook motif nuclear-localized protein 22-like, producing the protein MDPVTAHGRHLPPPFHTRDLQLHHHQQFQQHQATHHHQQQHQQLLQQPNSDEDEQSGGSSSLNNHGGQKREREDNHNDGNRELASVVTGDGDHSSGGGGGSRRPRGRPAGSKNKPKPPIIITRDSANALRSHVMEVASGCDIQESISNFATRRQRGVCILSGSGTVTNVTLKQPAAPGAVVTLHGRFEILSLSGSFLPPPAPPAASGLTIYLAGGQGQVVGGGVVGPLLSAGPVVIMAASFGNAAYERLPLEEEETTPGSGNGPLGSPTGIGSQQQQALNDANPSLFNGLPPNLLNSIQVPTDAYWGANRPPF; encoded by the coding sequence ATGGATCCAGTAACTGCTCATGGTCGACATCTTCCTCCTCCTTTTCACACTAGAGATCTCCAGCTTCACCACCATCAACAGTTTCAGCAACACCAGGCTACCCATCACCATCAGCAGCAGCATCAACAACTACTGCAGCAGCCGAATTCGGATGAGGATGAGCAAAGTGGTGGAAGTAGCAGCCTCAATAACCATGGCGGCCAAAAGAGAGAGCGTGAAGACAACCATAATGATGGTAATAGAGAGTTGGCGTCTGTAGTAACCGGTGATGGAGATCATAgtagcggtggtggtggtggttctAGACGGCCTCGTGGCCGTCCAGCTGGTTCAAAGAATAAACCTAAACCACCTATTATTATCACTAGGGATAGCGCTAACGCGCTAAGGTCCCATGTGATGGAGGTGGCTAGTGGGTGTGATATTCAAGAAAGTATATCGAACTTTGCGACAAGGAGACAAAGAGGGGTGTGTATTTTGAGTGGTAGTGGCACGGTCACCAATGTTACATTAAAGCAGCCAGCAGCCCCGGGGGCTGTCGTGACACTTCATGGGAGATTTGAAATCTTATCTTTATCAGGTTCCTTTCTTCCTCCTCCAGCTCCACCTGCCGCTTCAGGATTGACCATCTACTTAGCTGGTGGTCAAGGACAGGTGGTTGGAGGAGGAGTGGTGGGGCCTCTATTATCAGCAGGCCCCGTGGTAATCATGGCAGCATCTTTCGGGAATGCTGCTTATGAAAGACTTCCccttgaagaagaagaaactacACCCGGCTCAGGGAATGGCCCTCTAGGATCACCTACTGGTATTGGTAGCCAACAACAACAAGCCTTGAATGATGCAAATCCATCTTTATTCAATGGATTGCCTCCTAATCTGCTAAATTCTATACAAGTGCCTACGGATGCTTATTGGGGTGCTAATCGTCCCCCTTTCTGA